The genome window CGGTGGAGGACAATTTCATGGAGTGGGAGATTGATCTGCCGGTGGCGCAGTCGGGTGAGACGGGTCTCAAGGCGCATGCGGAGGATGTGCAGGGGAACGTGGAGACGATGGCGCATCTGTGGAATGGCCACGCTCCCGGATCCCCAGCCAAGGCCACGCTGACGGCCAAGCCATAAGAACCGGGGTCCAGGGGCTCTGCCCCTGGTGAGGGGTGCAGGGGGGCCACGCCCCCTTGCCCGCCGGAGGCCTGGCCGTCGAGAGACGTCTGAAGGAGTCCGTGTCCAAACGCGGACACCGTACCGTATGCCCCCTCACCAACCCTCGCTGAGTGCAGGGCTGGTGGTGTGGGGTGAGGGAGTCCTCCACTCCGGTCGCCGAGAGCCGCCCGCAGCCGGGTGGCACTGCTATCCGCTTTGGTCCAGCCGTCGGACGTCGAGCTGGTCACGGCACTGCTCGTCAAAGCACGAGCAGTGGCATCCGCGCGCCGTCGACGCCCCGCACGGTCCACTTTCCCGAACTGCTTCGCCTAACCGGCCCGTCGACTCTCCCCTTGACATTCTAGGGGAGCGGCTTAAGCTGCCCCCTAGACATTCTTGGGAAAGGTCCGGCATGGCGGCACCAGACAAGTTGACCCTGTTGCAGGGGACGCTGGATATGCTGATCCTCAAGTCCCTGCTGACCGGGGCGCGGCACGGGTATGGGATCACGCATTGGATCCAGGCGACCAGCCAGGACGTGCTGACGGTCGAAGACGGGTCGCTCTACCCCGCCCTGCACCGGATCGAGCGGCGGGGCTGGATCACGGCGGAGTGGGGGCCGTCCGAGTCCAATCGCCGGGCCAAGTACTACTCGCTGACACGCACGGGCAAGGCGCAGCTGACCCGGGAGATCCATTCCTGGGAGGCCCTCGTGCAGGGGATCTCCCTGGTGCTCCAGGCGCGGCCACAGGAGGCGGGATGATGATCGGACCGATGCTAAGGGCCCTGCGCCACTATCTCCGGACCCCGGCCGCCCGTTCGGCCGAGCAGTTCGGTGACGCGATCGAAGAGGAGATCGCCTTTCATATCGCCGCCCGGGCTCAGGAACTCATGGACCGCGGGCTGCCCGAAGCGGAGGCGTATCGCGCCGCCCGGCAGAAGTTCGGCGATCCTTCGCGCGTCGCCGCCGAGTGTCATGAGGCGGCCCTGGGGGGGCTGATCGTCTGGCACCGGCTGCATCTGGCGGTGACGGCGTCCCTGGCGGCGGTCGTC of Planctomyces sp. SH-PL14 contains these proteins:
- a CDS encoding PadR family transcriptional regulator — encoded protein: MAAPDKLTLLQGTLDMLILKSLLTGARHGYGITHWIQATSQDVLTVEDGSLYPALHRIERRGWITAEWGPSESNRRAKYYSLTRTGKAQLTREIHSWEALVQGISLVLQARPQEAG